Genomic window (Nitrospinota bacterium):
TTTGACGGTTTTGGCCTGGGTCAGGTCGGCGTTGGTCAGGTCGGCTCCAAAAAATGAAGCGGCTTCCAGGTTGGCTCCCTGCAGGTTGGCGCCTGCAAGATTGGCAAAAGTCAAACTCGCCTCCGTGAGGTTTGCCCTGAAGAATTTTGCCGAAGTCAAGGTCGCCCGGCTGAGAGAAGCATTGAGCAGGTTAGAATTGCTGAAGTCGGTATTTTCCAGTTTGGCTTCGTTAAAATTGGCGCTGTTTAAATCGGCTTCCCTGAAACTGGACCCGGAGAGATAGGCATTTTCAAATTTGGTTTTTACCAGAGCGGTTTTATTGAAATTGCCTTTTACGCAGGTCACCCCACTGAAATCCAACCCGGAAAGATCGAGACCGGATAAGTCAATGTCTATCAAATGAGGCCGGGTGTCCTCTTTCAACATTGCTTTTATTTTGGCGACGGTAATGTTTGCCATGGACTGCCTTTCTTGTTTGCGTTCTTCCTGCGGTTCAAGATTTATCCAGGGTTCTTTATGCAGATGCCAATATAGTTTTTAAGTCAAATTTTGACAATTCCTATAAACTTTAGGGGGTCGCCTTTTATTTCGTGGCTGTCAGGGGTTCTTCTATTTCTCGGGTCCGGTTTTTCCAAAGCTCAAACGCGAGATAAATATAAAACGGGGTGTATTCCAGCCAGGGAATCCATGAGGAATATTGCGGGATGTCCTGATAATCGAAGTAAAAATCAAGGTAGTAGAGTCCCGCCAGTCCGGTCAAGAGAATCCAGGACCGTAAGGGAAACAGGCAGATGAAAGGGATCACCCAGGAAAGGTACCACGGGTTTTGTACTGGACTGAGCAGAAATACCAGGCTCATGAGAACAAAAATATCGCGCATCAGCTCGGCTTTTGATTTCTGCAAAAACCCCTTTCTGACCCCCAGGTAGATGACGGCGCCGATGAGGATCGCCGCAACGGTGATTTTGCTTAAAAACGTCGGCAGGTCGTTGGAAAAAAAAGTTTCCTCCACGCGATTCATTCCCAGAACGTCTGCAAAAAAATAAACCAGCAGGGAAAACAGGCTGTCGTTGCTTTGCCAGTAGATGGAAAATGTTTTCAGACCTTCGAAGGTTTTTAGACCCGAATCGATGAATGGCAGGTAGCATAAGATCACCCCTCCGCCAAACACCAGAAGCAGGAAAAGCGGCGCTTTCCAAATGGGGGCGTTGTTCTGTTTGCTGGTGATTGCGGCCTGTTGCAGGAACAGGGGCAGGAGGATGATGGGGTACAGCTTGACCAGAAAACTGAACGCCAATAATATTTGGGCCAGCAGATGACGATGAACGATCAGGTAATAGACGGCGGCGCACAAAAAAGCGACTCCAAGCACATCCAGATGGGTGGAGTTGAACGTTTCCTTGATGAGTAGCGGCGACCAGAAGTAAATCAGGCAAAGGTTGCGGTTTTTGCCGAGAGCCGCAAGGATTTTGATGATGAAAAAAAGAGCGATCAGATCAAAAAGCAAAAAGGTCAACCGCATGGCTAAAATGCTATCTGGCTGGATGCTGGCGACGGCGCGGAAAATAAACTGCGCCATGGGCGGATAGATCGTGGGAACGTCCGGATGGTTGACCCGTTCCAGGGTTCTCAAGGCTTTTTCGTTTTGCCATTTCAGGCCGTTGAGAAGATCAAGGTTCTTTTGGCTTTCAAGGTCGTATCGTTTCTCGAAATTTTCAGGGTCCTGGATTTTAAAAGACAGGTAATCGTCAGTTTCCTCCGGCGCGTATTTATAGGGGTTGATGCCGTTGGCAAACACTTTGCCGTCCCACAGGTAGCGGTAAACGTCATCTTCCTGAATCTGGTTTGCCGGCAGGATGCCCACCCGAAACAGAAGACCCAAGACGATGATGACCCAAAGAGCAGAAGATGAGGAGTCGGTTTTCTGAATCACCCTCCTGCAGGCAAAAGCGTAGAGCCCGAACAGAGCGAAATAAATTGCCAGGTAGGTGAGAATGGGCCGGTCCGCATATCCGCCCCCCCAGTTGAACTGCCGGGAGAGCGCGGTCAGGCAGGCGTACAAAACCAGACTGGGTATTCCCAAGGTAAGTAACTGACGGTGAGAGCGCATAGGGCTGAAACGTGAACTGCTGATATGAAAATCTGTGAGGAACAGGGTTTTGAGAAACCGGGTGACATTTCCCCTGTTCTATGAGGGTTGTCAGGGTCAGGTGATCTCTGCGCCTACGGGCTTTGGGCCAGGGAACGTTGATCTTCCTGTTTTTTCAGTTCCTGCAATTCGACTTCGCTCAACCTGCAAGGCTGTGGTTATCGCTAAACCCCTTTCAGAGCTTCTTCCTGGGAATCGTAAACCTCAAATACCGTCAGCAGACGGGCGATCTCAAAAACGTCCTTGACCATAGGGGTCAAATTTGTGAGCCGGAATTTGGTGTTGTTGCTGTGGCTCCATTGCAATCCTTCCACCAGGGTGGCAATGCCCGAACTGTCGATATAGGACACGTTGGAAAGGTCAACCACAATCATCTTTTGATTTTTTTTAAATAAATCCGTTAAATGTGTTCGCACCAGGGTCGAGGTGCTCATGTCAATTTCCCCCTGGATTATGAGGGTTGCAGTTCCGTTGCCAGATTCAATGGATTGAAGTTCAATTGACATATGTTTGTTTTGTTATCGCGAAGAGGTTAATTCATTTTTCAGACGCTTGCTCATTGTAAGCAGGGTCCCGGTTTCACGATCGGTGCAATAACTGACTTCATCCATGATTTCATTCATAAAAAAGGTTCCAAGGCCCCCCGGTTCTATCTGATCGAGAGGCCGGGGTTTGATTTCTTTGGAATCGCATTGTTTGCCATAGTCGCGGATCTTTGCTTGAAATGAATCCTCAGCCAGGGAGAAGCAAATCTCTATCGGTTGATCCGGGCAACCGGCATAACTGTATTTGATGATATTGGAGCACGCTTCATCGACACACAGGA
Coding sequences:
- a CDS encoding pentapeptide repeat-containing protein; translated protein: MANITVAKIKAMLKEDTRPHLIDIDLSGLDLSGLDFSGVTCVKGNFNKTALVKTKFENAYLSGSSFREADLNSANFNEAKLENTDFSNSNLLNASLSRATLTSAKFFRANLTEASLTFANLAGANLQGANLEAASFFGADLTNADLTQAKTVKATFSKAKLDGVIGYKP
- a CDS encoding glycosyltransferase 87 family protein, which codes for MGIPSLVLYACLTALSRQFNWGGGYADRPILTYLAIYFALFGLYAFACRRVIQKTDSSSSALWVIIVLGLLFRVGILPANQIQEDDVYRYLWDGKVFANGINPYKYAPEETDDYLSFKIQDPENFEKRYDLESQKNLDLLNGLKWQNEKALRTLERVNHPDVPTIYPPMAQFIFRAVASIQPDSILAMRLTFLLFDLIALFFIIKILAALGKNRNLCLIYFWSPLLIKETFNSTHLDVLGVAFLCAAVYYLIVHRHLLAQILLAFSFLVKLYPIILLPLFLQQAAITSKQNNAPIWKAPLFLLLVFGGGVILCYLPFIDSGLKTFEGLKTFSIYWQSNDSLFSLLVYFFADVLGMNRVEETFFSNDLPTFLSKITVAAILIGAVIYLGVRKGFLQKSKAELMRDIFVLMSLVFLLSPVQNPWYLSWVIPFICLFPLRSWILLTGLAGLYYLDFYFDYQDIPQYSSWIPWLEYTPFYIYLAFELWKNRTREIEEPLTATK
- a CDS encoding STAS domain-containing protein; protein product: MSIELQSIESGNGTATLIIQGEIDMSTSTLVRTHLTDLFKKNQKMIVVDLSNVSYIDSSGIATLVEGLQWSHSNNTKFRLTNLTPMVKDVFEIARLLTVFEVYDSQEEALKGV
- a CDS encoding ATP-binding protein: MTESVKLTIPSNSKYLCLVRKVLHHLLLDHQVSEETAQRLILCVDEACSNIIKYSYAGCPDQPIEICFSLAEDSFQAKIRDYGKQCDSKEIKPRPLDQIEPGGLGTFFMNEIMDEVSYCTDRETGTLLTMSKRLKNELTSSR